In [Leptolyngbya] sp. PCC 7376, a genomic segment contains:
- a CDS encoding phycocyanin: protein MLSPKVKELITKARIVSFETWTDSYPPELIAVFQAADDESRYLTDADFEVILQAAPSLEKSAAIAKSLRDNATNIVSQARVNVLAEFPGITDEGGELYPAFRADACWRDFWHFLRCVTYGITTDRTDYTSKAGLGFMEQLYQELKVPLPAMLCGIQGLKTVSLSYVEKDVDIKFAQSFDHLLTQLQQFSRR, encoded by the coding sequence ATGCTAAGCCCCAAGGTAAAGGAACTTATTACCAAAGCGCGCATTGTCAGTTTTGAAACATGGACTGATAGTTACCCACCGGAACTAATTGCGGTGTTTCAAGCAGCAGATGATGAAAGTCGATATTTAACTGATGCTGATTTTGAGGTGATTTTGCAAGCTGCGCCCAGTCTGGAAAAGTCCGCGGCGATCGCCAAATCACTACGGGACAACGCCACAAACATTGTGTCTCAGGCTCGGGTCAACGTTCTCGCTGAATTTCCAGGAATTACCGACGAAGGAGGTGAGTTATACCCAGCCTTTCGGGCAGATGCCTGCTGGCGGGATTTCTGGCATTTTTTACGCTGTGTCACCTATGGCATCACCACAGATCGTACGGACTACACAAGTAAAGCCGGACTCGGTTTTATGGAGCAGCTTTATCAAGAGTTAAAGGTTCCGCTGCCAGCAATGCTCTGCGGCATACAAGGTTTAAAGACCGTTAGCCTCTCCTATGTCGAAAAAGATGTAGATATTAAGTTCGCCCAATCCTTTGATCATTTACTCACCCAACTTCAGCAATTCTCACGACGCTAA